A window of Terriglobus sp. RCC_193 contains these coding sequences:
- a CDS encoding sugar O-acetyltransferase, with amino-acid sequence MTNRTEREKMLAGELYDPFDHDLMEGRERARDLCHQLNNTRDRDADERRSVMRLLFGKGGDTVWMQPPFFCDYGANIELGERVFFNFNCIVLDVCRVTIGDYTQIGSGVQILTPLHPLDASLRRQQEYGAPVTIGNDVWIGAGALILPGVTIGDRTVIGAGSVVTRDIPSDVLAVGNPCRVLRTITSEDRAKTAKPSHPPAARSSQTSE; translated from the coding sequence ATGACGAACCGCACCGAACGCGAGAAGATGCTCGCAGGCGAGCTTTACGATCCCTTTGATCATGACCTGATGGAAGGCAGGGAACGCGCTCGCGACCTTTGCCATCAGCTGAACAACACGCGTGACCGCGATGCGGATGAACGCCGTTCGGTGATGCGTCTGCTTTTTGGCAAAGGCGGTGACACCGTGTGGATGCAGCCGCCCTTTTTCTGCGACTATGGCGCGAACATTGAGTTGGGTGAACGCGTGTTCTTCAACTTCAACTGCATCGTGCTGGACGTTTGCCGCGTGACCATTGGCGATTACACGCAGATCGGCAGTGGTGTGCAGATCCTGACGCCGCTGCATCCGCTGGACGCATCCCTGCGTCGTCAGCAGGAATACGGCGCGCCGGTCACCATTGGCAACGACGTGTGGATCGGTGCAGGCGCGCTGATTCTTCCCGGTGTCACGATCGGGGACCGAACGGTCATCGGCGCGGGCAGTGTAGTGACGCGCGATATTCCTTCCGATGTGCTGGCCGTTGGCAATCCATGCCGCGTGCTTCGGACCATCACATCGGAAGATCGTGCGAAGACGGCTAAGCCGTCACATCCACCGGCGGCTCGTTCGTCACAAACGTCCGAATGA
- a CDS encoding DUF1080 domain-containing protein, translating to MKYRNLIAVAGALTLSATLMAQAPAGAPPANPLRAGFQRIMQPPPMVDFNDNTGFTSLFDGTLKGWSYDSNLWDIKDGSIHISATCEKPSGTVYAVSTAGEFGDFVLKYEMKGTGNINGGMQFRSYITGDPSSTGTKFPPVVRPTPPPRPAGTNAAPRPPRPAACANPGTPPTREYESKWDLAGPQADFDEGNKYSGMFYEQSGRAVIATPGYSMYGDASGSYALAKIVEKAQHDEWFHKDDWNQFIVVAIGHATSIYMNGHLITQFVDTDPTYFRPSGKIGVESESTGDLWVRNISIKKL from the coding sequence ATGAAGTATCGCAACTTAATTGCCGTCGCGGGAGCACTTACTCTTTCCGCGACACTCATGGCGCAGGCCCCTGCGGGCGCGCCGCCCGCCAACCCGTTGCGAGCGGGGTTCCAGCGCATTATGCAGCCGCCGCCGATGGTGGACTTCAACGACAATACCGGCTTCACCTCGCTCTTTGATGGAACGCTGAAGGGTTGGAGCTACGACTCGAACCTGTGGGACATCAAGGATGGTTCGATTCATATCTCCGCAACCTGCGAGAAGCCCTCGGGCACGGTCTATGCCGTTTCCACCGCCGGTGAGTTCGGTGACTTCGTGCTGAAGTACGAGATGAAGGGCACCGGCAACATCAACGGCGGTATGCAGTTCCGCAGCTACATCACCGGCGATCCTTCTTCCACCGGCACAAAGTTCCCGCCGGTGGTACGCCCCACGCCGCCGCCGCGTCCGGCAGGTACGAACGCCGCACCGCGTCCTCCACGTCCGGCAGCATGCGCCAACCCCGGCACGCCTCCAACGCGTGAGTACGAGTCCAAGTGGGATCTCGCCGGTCCGCAGGCTGACTTTGACGAAGGCAATAAGTACAGCGGCATGTTCTATGAACAGAGCGGACGCGCCGTCATTGCCACGCCGGGTTACTCCATGTATGGCGATGCCAGCGGCAGCTATGCCCTGGCAAAGATCGTGGAGAAGGCACAGCATGACGAATGGTTTCACAAGGATGACTGGAATCAGTTCATCGTCGTCGCGATTGGTCATGCCACGTCGATTTACATGAACGGCCACCTGATCACGCAGTTTGTCGACACCGATCCCACTTACTTCCGCCCCAGCGGCAAGATTGGTGTGGAGTCGGAATCCACCGGCGATCTTTGGGTGCGTAACATCTCGATCAAGAAGCTGTAA
- a CDS encoding Gfo/Idh/MocA family protein translates to MSKKTLNVGLVGYGFMGRTHSNAFRQAPKFFDLPYEPVLKAVSARNADRAKKFADNWGWQSVESDWKKLIERDDIDLIDIASPNDTHAEIAIAAAKAGKIVMCEKPLGRTAEEAKTMVKAVEDAGVANMVWYNYRRVPAVVMLKDLLDEGRFGRIFHYRTQFLQDWTISQDLPMGGEGLWRLDASVSGSGVTGDLLAHNIDMAMWLNGPIKEVSAATETFIKERKNTLTGEVVPVKIDDASAFIARFENGSLALFEATRYARGHKALFTLEINGEKASASWDLHDLHHLQYFDYKNDGKLRGWTDIHVTDGDHPYMKNWWVPGLQIGYEHTFTHQVADFVASLDSGKPAGPTFRDGLMTEYVTDAVLKSAQTKKWETVETE, encoded by the coding sequence ATGAGCAAGAAGACACTCAACGTTGGCCTGGTGGGCTATGGCTTCATGGGCCGCACGCACTCCAACGCATTTCGCCAGGCGCCAAAGTTTTTTGATCTGCCCTATGAGCCGGTACTGAAGGCGGTTTCCGCACGCAATGCCGATCGCGCGAAGAAGTTTGCGGACAACTGGGGATGGCAATCCGTTGAAAGCGACTGGAAGAAGCTCATTGAACGCGACGACATCGACCTGATCGATATTGCCAGCCCGAACGATACGCATGCGGAGATCGCCATTGCAGCTGCGAAGGCGGGCAAGATCGTCATGTGCGAGAAGCCGCTGGGCCGCACAGCAGAAGAAGCCAAGACCATGGTGAAAGCCGTGGAAGATGCAGGCGTGGCCAACATGGTTTGGTACAACTATCGCCGCGTGCCCGCTGTGGTGATGTTGAAGGACCTGCTCGATGAAGGCCGCTTTGGCCGCATCTTCCATTACCGCACACAGTTCCTGCAGGATTGGACCATCTCACAGGATTTGCCGATGGGTGGCGAAGGCCTGTGGCGTCTGGATGCTTCTGTTTCTGGCAGCGGTGTCACCGGCGACTTACTTGCACACAATATCGACATGGCCATGTGGCTGAACGGCCCCATTAAAGAAGTGAGTGCCGCGACGGAGACCTTCATCAAGGAGCGCAAGAACACGCTCACAGGCGAAGTGGTTCCAGTGAAGATTGATGATGCTTCCGCTTTTATCGCGCGTTTTGAAAACGGCTCGCTCGCATTGTTCGAAGCGACCCGTTATGCACGCGGACACAAGGCGCTGTTCACGCTTGAGATCAACGGCGAAAAAGCCTCTGCATCGTGGGACCTGCATGATCTTCACCATCTGCAGTACTTCGATTACAAGAATGATGGCAAGCTGCGCGGATGGACGGACATTCACGTCACGGATGGCGACCACCCCTACATGAAGAACTGGTGGGTGCCGGGCTTGCAGATCGGTTATGAACACACCTTCACGCACCAGGTAGCGGACTTTGTGGCTTCGCTGGATAGCGGCAAGCCGGCAGGCCCAACCTTCCGCGATGGCTTAATGACGGAATATGTGACGGACGCGGTATTGAAGTCCGCACAGACAAAGAAGTGGGAGACGGTGGAGACGGAGTAA
- a CDS encoding TIM barrel protein, with the protein MSATHSKPRLHNAMWPGIVGKGPDSTEPFIDLDTMLDLTAQAEVDGQKFDGVDLFMSSPHTSIDSTDDDLKVLAEKLQSRGLVCGSFVAPVWAPTGGGSAMGNEMEVRRFLEQVRKACVIGRKMTALGVRPSGVIRIDSATGTGDWYKDPKGSTDKIAKTFTEAANIAEAEGQRLAAEGEICWAGMHGWDHMLRLLEKVNRPKTVGFQADMAHTMLYTLGYNSPESRIVAEGCSTPEEITAALKKVTKALRPWTIDFHVAQNDGTVKGQGSHDKTGRHCAPDDPNGLMDIVKVAGMWMRDDNGVPTRAFEHICWDGCMFPNDVMTDPQTWNKVLKVMIDVRNAHGWN; encoded by the coding sequence ATGTCAGCAACACACAGCAAGCCGCGTCTGCACAACGCAATGTGGCCCGGAATCGTTGGTAAAGGGCCGGATTCCACGGAGCCGTTTATTGATCTGGACACCATGCTGGACCTGACCGCGCAGGCAGAAGTGGACGGCCAGAAATTCGATGGTGTGGACCTGTTTATGTCCTCACCCCACACCTCGATCGACTCCACCGATGATGATCTGAAGGTACTCGCTGAAAAGCTGCAATCGCGCGGGCTCGTCTGCGGATCGTTTGTTGCTCCCGTGTGGGCTCCCACGGGCGGTGGCTCAGCGATGGGCAACGAGATGGAAGTCCGCAGGTTTCTGGAACAGGTGCGCAAGGCATGCGTGATCGGTCGTAAGATGACCGCGCTCGGCGTGCGCCCCAGTGGCGTCATCCGTATTGATTCCGCCACGGGAACCGGAGACTGGTACAAGGACCCGAAGGGCAGCACAGACAAAATTGCAAAGACCTTCACCGAGGCCGCGAACATTGCGGAAGCGGAAGGACAGCGGTTGGCCGCGGAAGGCGAAATCTGCTGGGCCGGTATGCATGGTTGGGATCACATGCTGCGTCTGCTGGAAAAGGTGAATCGACCGAAGACGGTGGGCTTCCAGGCAGACATGGCGCACACCATGCTGTACACGCTGGGCTATAACTCGCCGGAGAGCCGCATTGTGGCCGAGGGATGCAGCACTCCCGAAGAGATCACGGCTGCGCTGAAGAAGGTGACCAAGGCTCTGCGTCCGTGGACGATTGACTTCCACGTGGCCCAGAACGACGGCACCGTGAAGGGCCAGGGCTCGCACGACAAAACCGGCCGCCACTGCGCTCCGGATGATCCGAATGGATTGATGGACATTGTGAAGGTGGCCGGCATGTGGATGCGCGATGACAACGGTGTCCCCACACGCGCGTTTGAGCACATCTGCTGGGATGGCTGCATGTTCCCGAACGATGTCATGACTGATCCGCAGACGTGGAACAAGGTGTTGAAGGTGATGATCGACGTGCGCAATGCGCATGGTTGGAACTGA